ATCGCCCGAAAGCGCTGGGCCAGCTCTAAAACAGTGGTGTAGTCCTCAAGCGAGAAGGCCGCCAGATCCAGCACATGGCGATGGGTCCAGTCGCTCAAGGTCTGCGGCAAGCGTCACCTGCAGGCTAGAAGCCCGTGGAGCAAGAGGCCACGTCCCAGGCTTCCGCGACAGCAGGGGTGAGGTCCCCCTTGGCACGGCGACTAATGCTGCGGCTGCTGCGCAGGTACCAGCGCCAAGGCAGGTCCTGGCCCTGGCTGATGCCGATGCGACTGGTTTGAACCAGGTCATCGGCTCGAAAGGCGACGGGTGCTGGAGCAAACCAAAGCCCCTGCTCCGGGCTGCTCGGGCAGCGGTCGTGGCTGCGGTCGAGGCCAAAGCGACGGGCCAGCAGAGCCGGACCCGCGGCGACCCGCTCGGGCTCCCCCGGGATAGCCAAGGCCCGAAGCAAGACCCCATTGGCCCAGTCCGCCCGGTCGGTCACGACGTTCACGCAGTGGTGGATGCCGTAGCTCACATAGACGTAAAAACGTCCTGGCTCACCAAAGAGCGTTTCGTTGCTAGGGGAGCGGCGGTGGTAGCCGTGGCAGGCGGGGTCGTCCTGGGAATACGCCTCCGTTTCCACCACCACACCCCAGAGCAGGCTGCCGTCTGCTTGGCGTTTCACCAACCTGCAGCCAATCAGCGCAGGGGCAACGACCTGCGCTGGACGGCAGAAGAAGGCGTGGGGCAGGGCTGGGACGTGACGCTCCATCCATCCGCGCAACCTTCTGATCACAGTTAACCGAGCCGTTGCTGCGGGCCGCCGAAACGGACGCCAGAATCAAGCCATCGGCTCGGCCCCTGCGATGCACTCCGACGGCTTCACCCTTGCCACGGTCCTGATTGGCGGCAGCGGCCTCTTCGTCCTGGCCACCCTCTTCTTCGGGACCAAGGGCGGCTACTACGACACCGACAAGTA
This DNA window, taken from Synechococcus sp. LTW-R, encodes the following:
- a CDS encoding DNA-3-methyladenine glycosylase; translated protein: MERHVPALPHAFFCRPAQVVAPALIGCRLVKRQADGSLLWGVVVETEAYSQDDPACHGYHRRSPSNETLFGEPGRFYVYVSYGIHHCVNVVTDRADWANGVLLRALAIPGEPERVAAGPALLARRFGLDRSHDRCPSSPEQGLWFAPAPVAFRADDLVQTSRIGISQGQDLPWRWYLRSSRSISRRAKGDLTPAVAEAWDVASCSTGF